A genomic window from Chanodichthys erythropterus isolate Z2021 chromosome 1, ASM2448905v1, whole genome shotgun sequence includes:
- the hdx gene encoding highly divergent homeobox isoform X5, with product MEKWLEKRSIHTMNLRSVFTAEQQRILERYYENGMTNQSKSCFQLILQCAQETKLDFSVVRIISVSLETQIQMLQKEHLPNNTYSGTWVGNKRRKLASKADQNGAAAQVLSHQHVPCGAAGSLVAGSVLTAEMAAMRSIQRGLSVTHLLPPQASSSSSSSSPSSSSPLSGHSDVILTGIYANCFDSSAHNRTGTKSLPLHTEMELPAHDRTDATAHRTAIAASIQRKVPIIPSSSTLKPLSSRDSAVIASSWAKQCKTSQHPSWPHTSPQKTQMTHCGPVGGSAHIQHVFTLAGLGELSQRPIPGSTQDTVMRKTRPVDASEIFSIAMETADADEEYSREEELANMAVQMHCSKASVDGGRSSSAGSSSLIDSPGLTERSHANSALFGEKGCQTSSSLLIRTSSPSTFPLKLQTSSRIPCLKVMSNMSAPWLHSNSRKRTLQDRTQFSDRDLYTLKRYWDNGMTSLGSLCKEKISAAADELGVDTEIIKTWIGNRRRKYRLMGIDIPPPKGGPVMFPNPTAPHSPHILEDDCQTLELGEAGEHNDAVSLCLSDDGASDFYLKENYVNDESDSSTPAKHVKIEIIEEEDDDDDGDMLTTEMEQMQNLLEFKLKGIFHPKFSSKPCKHVNLLQNTKQ from the exons ATCATATCGGTGAGTTTGGAAACACAGATACAGATGCTCCAGAAAGAACATCTCCCAAACAACACCTATTCTGGG ACATGGGTAGGAAACAAGCGACGGAAGCTGGCATCAAAGGCAGACCAGAACGGTGCTGCTGCTCAAGTTCTGTCCCATCAGCACGTTCCTTGTGGAGCTGCCGGGTCACTTGTGGCCGGATCGGTGTTAACAGCTGAGATGGCGGCCATGCGGAGTATTCAGCGCGGCCTCTCTGTGACCCACCTCCTCCCTCCACAGGCCTCATCGTCCTCATCGTCCTCTTCTCCATCATCTTCCTCCCCACTCAGTGGTCACAGTGATGTGATTTTGACAGGCATTTATGCCAACTGCTTCGATTCTTCTGCTCACAATAGGACAGGGACGAAATCTTTGCCCTTGCACACAGAAATGGAGCTGCCCGCTCATGATCGTACGGATGCGACTGCACATCGCACAGCCATTGCAGCCAGCATACAGCGGAAAGTCCCCATCATCCCCAGCTCTAGCACACTTAAACCCTTAAGCTCTAGAGACTCTGCGGTAATCGCTTCCAGTTGGGCCAAGCAGTGCAAGACGTCCCAGCATCCATCATGGCCTCATACCTCGCCCCAGAAAACGCAGATGACACATTGCGGTCCTGTAGGTGGTAGTGCTCATATTCAGCATGTTTTCACCCTGGCCGGATTAGGGGAGCTGTCACAGCGGCCTATCCCAGGAAGCACTCAAGACACGGTGATGAGAAAAACAAGGCCAGTTGATGCATCAGAGATCTTCTCGATTGCGATGGAAACGGCTGACGCTGATGAAGAGTACTCCAGAGAAGAAGAGCTAGCAAACATGGCAGTTCAGATGCACTGCAGTAAAGCCTCTGTGGACGGTGGGCGGAGCTCCAGCGCAGGTTCCTCTTCCTTGATTGACAGTCCGGGACTAACAGAGAGGAGCCATGCAAACTCTGCTCTCTTTGGAGAGAAGGGATGTCAAACCAGCAGCTCCTTACTGATCAGAACATCATCCCCTAGCACCTTCCCATTAAAACTGCAGACATCTTCCAGAATCCCCTGTCTCAAG GTAATGAGTAACATGTCTGCTCCCTGGCTTCATAGTAACTCCCGGAAAAGAACG CTGCAGGACAGGACGCAGTTTAGCGACAGAGATTTGTACACACTGAAGCGCTACTGGGATAACGGCATGACCAGCCTGGGATCTCTGTGCAAAGAGAAGATTTCAGCTGCAGCTGATGAACTCGGCGTGGACACTGAAATTATCAAG ACATGGATTGGTAACCGCAGAAGGAAGTACCGTTTGATGGGCATTGATATTCCACCACCTAAAGGTGGGCCAGTCATGTTCCCAAATCCAACTGCACCTCATTCACCTCACATCCTTGAAGACGACTGTCAGACTCTGGAACTAGGAGAGGCCGGCGAACACAACGATGCTGTGTCACTCTGTTTGTCTGATG atggAGCCAGTGATTTTTATCTGAAAGAAAATTATGTGAATGATGAATCAGATAGTTCCACCCCTGCAAAACATGTG AAGATTGAAATCATCGAAgaagaggatgatgatgatgacggtGACATGTTGACCACAGAGATGGAACAGATGCAAAACCTCTTAGAGTTCAAG cttaaagggatatttcacccaaaatttTCTTCCAAACCATGTAAGCATGTCaatcttctgcagaacacaaaacaataa
- the hdx gene encoding highly divergent homeobox isoform X6, translated as MEKWLEKRSIHTMNLRSVFTAEQQRILERYYENGMTNQSKSCFQLILQCAQETKLDFSVVRIISVSLETQIQMLQKEHLPNNTYSGTWVGNKRRKLASKADQNGAAAQVLSHQHVPCGAAGSLVAGSVLTAEMAAMRSIQRGLSVTHLLPPQASSSSSSSSPSSSSPLSGHSDVILTGIYANCFDSSAHNRTGTKSLPLHTEMELPAHDRTDATAHRTAIAASIQRKVPIIPSSSTLKPLSSRDSAVIASSWAKQCKTSQHPSWPHTSPQKTQMTHCGPVGGSAHIQHVFTLAGLGELSQRPIPGSTQDTVMRKTRPVDASEIFSIAMETADADEEYSREEELANMAVQMHCSKASVDGGRSSSAGSSSLIDSPGLTERSHANSALFGEKGCQTSSSLLIRTSSPSTFPLKLQTSSRIPCLKVMSNMSAPWLHSNSRKRTLQDRTQFSDRDLYTLKRYWDNGMTSLGSLCKEKISAAADELGVDTEIIKTWIGNRRRKYRLMGIDIPPPKGGPVMFPNPTAPHSPHILEDDCQTLELGEAGEHNDAVSLCLSDDGASDFYLKENYVNDESDSSTPAKHVIEIIEEEDDDDDGDMLTTEMEQMQNLLEFKLKGIFHPKFSSKPCKHVNLLQNTKQ; from the exons ATCATATCGGTGAGTTTGGAAACACAGATACAGATGCTCCAGAAAGAACATCTCCCAAACAACACCTATTCTGGG ACATGGGTAGGAAACAAGCGACGGAAGCTGGCATCAAAGGCAGACCAGAACGGTGCTGCTGCTCAAGTTCTGTCCCATCAGCACGTTCCTTGTGGAGCTGCCGGGTCACTTGTGGCCGGATCGGTGTTAACAGCTGAGATGGCGGCCATGCGGAGTATTCAGCGCGGCCTCTCTGTGACCCACCTCCTCCCTCCACAGGCCTCATCGTCCTCATCGTCCTCTTCTCCATCATCTTCCTCCCCACTCAGTGGTCACAGTGATGTGATTTTGACAGGCATTTATGCCAACTGCTTCGATTCTTCTGCTCACAATAGGACAGGGACGAAATCTTTGCCCTTGCACACAGAAATGGAGCTGCCCGCTCATGATCGTACGGATGCGACTGCACATCGCACAGCCATTGCAGCCAGCATACAGCGGAAAGTCCCCATCATCCCCAGCTCTAGCACACTTAAACCCTTAAGCTCTAGAGACTCTGCGGTAATCGCTTCCAGTTGGGCCAAGCAGTGCAAGACGTCCCAGCATCCATCATGGCCTCATACCTCGCCCCAGAAAACGCAGATGACACATTGCGGTCCTGTAGGTGGTAGTGCTCATATTCAGCATGTTTTCACCCTGGCCGGATTAGGGGAGCTGTCACAGCGGCCTATCCCAGGAAGCACTCAAGACACGGTGATGAGAAAAACAAGGCCAGTTGATGCATCAGAGATCTTCTCGATTGCGATGGAAACGGCTGACGCTGATGAAGAGTACTCCAGAGAAGAAGAGCTAGCAAACATGGCAGTTCAGATGCACTGCAGTAAAGCCTCTGTGGACGGTGGGCGGAGCTCCAGCGCAGGTTCCTCTTCCTTGATTGACAGTCCGGGACTAACAGAGAGGAGCCATGCAAACTCTGCTCTCTTTGGAGAGAAGGGATGTCAAACCAGCAGCTCCTTACTGATCAGAACATCATCCCCTAGCACCTTCCCATTAAAACTGCAGACATCTTCCAGAATCCCCTGTCTCAAG GTAATGAGTAACATGTCTGCTCCCTGGCTTCATAGTAACTCCCGGAAAAGAACG CTGCAGGACAGGACGCAGTTTAGCGACAGAGATTTGTACACACTGAAGCGCTACTGGGATAACGGCATGACCAGCCTGGGATCTCTGTGCAAAGAGAAGATTTCAGCTGCAGCTGATGAACTCGGCGTGGACACTGAAATTATCAAG ACATGGATTGGTAACCGCAGAAGGAAGTACCGTTTGATGGGCATTGATATTCCACCACCTAAAGGTGGGCCAGTCATGTTCCCAAATCCAACTGCACCTCATTCACCTCACATCCTTGAAGACGACTGTCAGACTCTGGAACTAGGAGAGGCCGGCGAACACAACGATGCTGTGTCACTCTGTTTGTCTGATG atggAGCCAGTGATTTTTATCTGAAAGAAAATTATGTGAATGATGAATCAGATAGTTCCACCCCTGCAAAACATGTG ATTGAAATCATCGAAgaagaggatgatgatgatgacggtGACATGTTGACCACAGAGATGGAACAGATGCAAAACCTCTTAGAGTTCAAG cttaaagggatatttcacccaaaatttTCTTCCAAACCATGTAAGCATGTCaatcttctgcagaacacaaaacaataa